In Salipiger sp. CCB-MM3, the genomic stretch GCGCGTGGTGCCACGCGCGGCAAACACCGGATCGATCAGTTGCGCTCCCGACAAGCCGGCGGCGCGGATCGCGAGCGCCTGAAGGGCTCCGACCGCAGCGAGGTACTCGGGCCGGAACAAGGTCTCGATGACCGAGGCGCCGAGAATGATCAGCATCACTGCGACGAGGCCCGACAGGAAGACATTTCCGGAAAGAAACCTCTCAAGTTCGATTTCGAGCGGTTTTTTGGTTCTTCCGGCTTCGCCAAAGCGCTTGATGGCAAAACTGCGCATAGGTTGCGCGACGATGTCCACGGATGCCATCGCAAGGCGGTTGGCGAAGCGGTAGAGGCCGGACTCTGCGGTTGTGAAGAGGTAGGCGAGGATCAGGTCCGTGCCGAAAGTCGAGAAGAAGCTCAGAAAGCGAGAACCATAAAGGCCGGCTGCAAAGGATAGGCCCTGCCGCGCGAGCGTTCCGTCGAAACGTAGCCGGGGCCATATGGGAACGCTCCAGCCAAAGAGGACCAGGCCAATCGTGAGGCGGATGGCGCGGTAGACGATCAGCCCGTAAAGCGATTGCCAGAGCGCGAGGACTGCACATCCGGCCAGCACGCCGCCGATGTTTACCACGAGCATGATGAGAAAGTAGCGCTTCATCAGACCGGCACGCGTGAGCGCCGCTGCGGCCCAGCCGTTCATCGAGGCGAACGGCTGCATTATGCCGAAGAAGCGCAGAACCATTGCAAGGTCCGGGGCATCGAAGAAATCGGCGATCGGCTCAGCGAAGATGAACAACAACGCTCCGCCGAAGGTGCCGATTCCGGCCATGATCCAAAACAGAGTTGAGAGCAGAGTTTCATCGTCCGCGTCTGAATTGACGACGAAGTGAAAGAAGCCCGTGTAGATCAGCATGACCACGAATTCATCGAAAACGATGGCCAACGTGTAGGTGCCGTAAGATGCCGCGCTCAGGAAGCCTGCAGCGAGCAATGTGATAAGAAACGAAGCGATCTGTTGGGATGTCATTCCCATGACAGAGATCAGAGCATTGACCCCGCTACGCTTGGAACTCGACGTGTTGTCACCTGACATAAACGACCGGACGCCTTAATTTTGGGCATGCAAATTTATTATATTTGAGTGACATCGTGGAGAGTGCTCCTGAACGCATGTTATTAAAGCATTACTCGGCGGGTTGCTGGCGATGCAACGGTGAACGTGTGCGGCAAGGCTTGCGAATTTCCTCAAGCGTGAAATTGTAGCTTTAGCGATTTGAGAGGGCGAATTTATGAATGGTGGTAACCAGAGCCGCATCATGCGGCCTGTCGAAGTCAATCGCGTTCACGAGGATTCTTTGGTTCAAGAACTGCGCCCTCCAGTCCCGGAGGACCAGGTCGATGTGTCCGGATTGATCCGCGCGCTCTGGCGCCGCAAGTGGATGATCTTCGCCAGCACTCTGGCATGCGCTCTCGTTTTCCTGTTGCTGACGTCGAGCCGCACATCTCTCTACACGACCAACAGCACTTTGATGCTGGATGCGCGCCAGCAGCAAATCCTCACGTCGCGCGAACAGGTCGTTTCCGATCTTCAGCTCAACAATGCGATCCTCGATAGCGAGGTTGCCGTGTTGCGTTCCGGCGCGCTTCTGCGGCGAGTGGTCGACCAGATCGGCATCGACAGGTTTGATGGCATCGACCCGGCTCTCCGAGAGCCGAGCATGCTGGCGAAATTGATTTGGAAGGTGCAATCAGCGCTCTCGAGCCCAGAGACCACCGTCTCCGAAGAGGCGCCGCTGGTGTCCCCGGAACAACGCCGGATGAACCGGATCGTTGCCGCATTGCGCTCCGGTATCTACATCGGACGGCAGGGCGACTCTTATGTGATGGACGTTTCTGTCACGACGCCGGACCCCGAGCTGTCGGCGCTGGTCGCGAACGGGATCGCTAATACTTACATCGACATGCAGGTTGGCGAGCGCAAGCGGGTCGCCGAGAGCGCCACAGAATGGCTCACTCA encodes the following:
- a CDS encoding oligosaccharide flippase family protein — its product is MSGDNTSSSKRSGVNALISVMGMTSQQIASFLITLLAAGFLSAASYGTYTLAIVFDEFVVMLIYTGFFHFVVNSDADDETLLSTLFWIMAGIGTFGGALLFIFAEPIADFFDAPDLAMVLRFFGIMQPFASMNGWAAAALTRAGLMKRYFLIMLVVNIGGVLAGCAVLALWQSLYGLIVYRAIRLTIGLVLFGWSVPIWPRLRFDGTLARQGLSFAAGLYGSRFLSFFSTFGTDLILAYLFTTAESGLYRFANRLAMASVDIVAQPMRSFAIKRFGEAGRTKKPLEIELERFLSGNVFLSGLVAVMLIILGASVIETLFRPEYLAAVGALQALAIRAAGLSGAQLIDPVFAARGTTRISMYFNLIWTTAMIAAIAIFSSMGYTALASAQAVVVILSSATAIYAIKRYGKVEVGAALRRTAAALGLIAAFAIALWLAWTTLSALVTGKLLLMISGIVVALVLAAVTMAVAVYLKVFDIRIFE